From the genome of Haemophilus parainfluenzae, one region includes:
- a CDS encoding DMT family transporter encodes MFFVYLIIALAAGVALASQSAINTQLAKAMSGEAVIATFISFAVGTIVLFFIAWVKTDLWGNLSTVPSQPWWKLIGGILGAVVVFTTVLLAPKLGITAMLFFIIVGQLITAATIDHFGLIGMPIREVNITKFIGLIIVAFGLVFYFFGDKLVELFGTR; translated from the coding sequence ATGTTTTTTGTTTATCTCATTATCGCCTTAGCGGCAGGTGTTGCACTTGCCTCGCAATCAGCAATTAATACACAACTCGCGAAAGCCATGAGTGGTGAAGCGGTGATCGCGACCTTCATTTCTTTTGCAGTGGGAACAATCGTTCTCTTTTTTATTGCTTGGGTAAAAACCGATTTATGGGGCAATTTATCAACCGTCCCTTCACAACCTTGGTGGAAATTAATTGGTGGGATACTCGGTGCAGTTGTCGTGTTCACAACGGTTTTGCTTGCACCTAAGCTAGGCATTACCGCGATGTTATTTTTTATCATCGTCGGACAATTAATTACTGCAGCTACTATCGATCATTTTGGTCTTATCGGTATGCCGATTCGAGAAGTCAATATCACGAAATTTATCGGCTTAATTATTGTCGCCTTTGGATTAGTATTTTATTTCTTTGGGGATAAGTTAGTTGAGCTATTTGGGACGAGATAA
- a CDS encoding mannose/fructose/sorbose PTS transporter subunit IIB, with the protein MTHIIVATHGKFSEEIVNSAAMVYGEDENCHVVTFLPGEGGEHLIKKYNAIIATLPENEPVLFLVDLFGGSPYNAASRVASERDNTDIVTGINLPMLLEVLDAKDGASLDELVETAKEVGVAAVKSFRQPKESKPAPTPASKPAEAPKTSPNPTALSGNMNISLLRIDSRLIHGQVATSWAKAVKCEAIFAINDDVANDALRRDLLLQIAPEHLKAYVIPVEKAIKVYHNPKYAGKNILWLVTNPTDILRLIEGGVKIDKVNVGGMTYREGDKLISQAVAVNPTDVAAFKQLLDKGVELSLQQVASSPKSMLTHKELDAIQF; encoded by the coding sequence ATGACCCACATTATCGTTGCAACGCACGGTAAGTTTTCTGAAGAAATCGTCAATTCCGCCGCTATGGTGTATGGCGAAGATGAAAACTGCCATGTCGTGACTTTCTTACCGGGTGAAGGCGGTGAGCATTTAATCAAGAAATACAATGCGATTATTGCCACACTGCCTGAAAATGAACCGGTGCTCTTTTTGGTCGATTTATTTGGTGGTAGCCCTTATAACGCGGCAAGCCGAGTTGCCAGTGAAAGGGATAATACCGATATCGTCACCGGCATTAATCTACCGATGTTGCTAGAAGTACTTGATGCTAAAGATGGCGCTAGCTTAGATGAATTGGTAGAAACCGCGAAAGAAGTCGGGGTCGCTGCCGTGAAATCCTTCCGTCAACCTAAAGAAAGCAAGCCTGCTCCAACGCCAGCCTCTAAACCAGCTGAAGCACCAAAAACCTCTCCAAATCCAACCGCACTTTCTGGCAATATGAACATTTCCTTGTTGCGTATTGATAGTCGTTTAATCCACGGTCAAGTGGCAACCTCTTGGGCGAAAGCAGTGAAATGTGAAGCGATTTTTGCGATAAATGATGATGTGGCGAATGATGCGCTTCGTCGTGATTTATTACTCCAAATCGCGCCTGAACATTTGAAAGCTTATGTGATTCCTGTGGAAAAAGCCATTAAGGTGTATCACAACCCGAAATATGCAGGTAAAAATATTCTTTGGTTAGTGACCAACCCAACGGACATCCTGCGTTTAATTGAGGGTGGCGTGAAAATTGATAAGGTCAATGTGGGCGGTATGACCTATCGCGAAGGCGATAAACTTATTTCTCAAGCCGTTGCCGTCAACCCAACAGATGTAGCGGCATTTAAACAGCTTTTAGATAAAGGCGTGGAATTAAGCTTACAACAAGTGGCGAGCAGCCCGAAATCAATGCTCACACACAAAGAGCTTGATGCGATTCAATTTTAA
- a CDS encoding PTS mannose/fructose/sorbose transporter subunit IIC yields MTTMEIILVTLVAAICGMGSVLDERQTHRPLVACTLIGLVLGDLETGIIVGGTLELVALGWMNVGAAMAPDAALASVIATILVIKGGQDKGSALAIAIPVAAAGQVLTIFVRTLTIFLQHKADDFAAKANFRGIEFCHFSGLALQALRVAIPTFFVALVAGTDTVTEALNAIPEVVTRGLQIAGGFIVVVGYAMVINMMRAGALMPFFFLGFVIASFTNYNLVGLGILGTCLAMIYIQLNPRFHQSTAPQAVAKRELADDELEGL; encoded by the coding sequence ATGACAACAATGGAAATTATTTTAGTCACGCTCGTTGCCGCCATTTGCGGAATGGGGAGTGTATTGGACGAACGTCAAACCCATCGTCCTTTAGTTGCTTGTACCCTAATAGGCTTAGTATTAGGTGATTTAGAAACCGGTATTATTGTCGGTGGTACCCTTGAATTAGTGGCATTAGGCTGGATGAACGTGGGTGCAGCAATGGCACCAGATGCGGCATTAGCCAGTGTGATTGCGACTATCCTTGTCATCAAAGGCGGACAAGATAAAGGGAGCGCATTAGCGATTGCGATTCCGGTAGCGGCGGCAGGTCAAGTATTAACCATCTTCGTTCGTACTTTAACTATCTTCCTTCAACACAAAGCCGATGATTTTGCCGCAAAAGCGAACTTCCGAGGTATTGAATTCTGTCACTTTAGCGGCCTTGCATTACAAGCGTTACGCGTGGCAATTCCAACCTTCTTCGTTGCGTTAGTAGCAGGTACGGATACGGTAACCGAAGCATTGAACGCGATTCCAGAAGTGGTTACTCGCGGTTTACAAATCGCTGGTGGTTTTATCGTGGTCGTCGGTTATGCGATGGTCATCAATATGATGCGTGCAGGCGCATTAATGCCATTCTTCTTCCTAGGCTTCGTGATCGCCTCTTTCACCAATTACAACCTTGTAGGTCTCGGTATTTTAGGCACATGCTTAGCGATGATTTACATTCAATTAAACCCACGTTTCCATCAATCTACTGCACCACAAGCAGTTGCAAAACGTGAATTAGCTGACGATGAACTTGAAGGACTATAA
- the manZ gene encoding PTS mannose transporter subunit IID: MTEQTKKSLTKGDIRSTYWRSTFLLGSFNFERMQAMGFCVSMIPAIKRLYSKKEDQAAALKRHLEFFNTQPWVASSIIGVTAAMEQERANGNDIDDSAISGVKVGLMGPLAGVGDPIFWGTLRPVLAALGAGLAITGSLLGPLLFFIGINLCRAVTRWYGFKYGYEKGTTIVNDMGGGRLQKLTQGASILGLFVMGSLVSKWTSINIPLELSRYKNQMGEEVVTTVQSVLNDLLPGLAALGLTFLCMYLLRKKINAMYIIFALFGVGILGYHFGVLA; encoded by the coding sequence ATGACTGAACAAACTAAAAAATCATTAACAAAAGGCGATATTCGTAGCACTTACTGGCGTTCAACTTTCTTGCTAGGTTCCTTCAACTTTGAACGTATGCAAGCAATGGGTTTCTGTGTATCCATGATCCCAGCCATTAAACGTCTTTACAGCAAAAAAGAAGATCAAGCAGCGGCGTTAAAACGCCACTTAGAATTCTTCAACACTCAACCTTGGGTAGCATCATCTATCATTGGTGTTACTGCGGCGATGGAACAAGAACGTGCGAACGGTAACGATATTGATGACTCAGCAATCAGCGGGGTGAAAGTCGGTTTAATGGGACCATTAGCCGGTGTGGGTGACCCAATTTTCTGGGGAACATTACGTCCTGTATTGGCCGCACTGGGGGCAGGTTTAGCCATTACTGGCAGCCTTTTAGGGCCATTACTTTTCTTCATCGGTATCAATCTTTGCCGTGCAGTAACTCGTTGGTATGGTTTCAAATACGGCTATGAAAAAGGTACCACAATCGTTAACGATATGGGTGGCGGTCGCTTACAAAAATTGACGCAGGGGGCGTCTATCCTCGGTCTCTTTGTCATGGGCTCACTGGTATCGAAATGGACAAGTATCAACATTCCATTAGAACTTTCCCGCTATAAAAACCAAATGGGCGAAGAAGTGGTGACCACTGTGCAAAGCGTGTTAAATGACCTTCTCCCAGGTCTTGCAGCGTTAGGTTTAACCTTCTTATGTATGTATTTATTACGTAAAAAAATCAACGCCATGTACATCATCTTCGCCTTATTCGGCGTAGGTATTTTAGGCTATCATTTTGGTGTGTTAGCGTAA
- a CDS encoding carboxymuconolactone decarboxylase family protein: protein MSQFKIHTIESAPEAAQEALKAVQNANGFIPNLIGVLANAPTALETYRTVGGINGRNSLTATEREVVQITAAVVNGCGFCVAGHTKIALKVLKLEEELVNQIRATARIESEKKLDTLARFTLAVILQKAKLTEAQLKAFFDAGYTQENAIDVILGVSLATLCNYVNNIAETPINPELQAFA from the coding sequence ATGTCTCAATTTAAAATTCACACCATTGAATCAGCACCTGAAGCAGCACAAGAAGCCTTAAAAGCCGTACAAAATGCCAATGGTTTTATTCCAAATTTAATTGGTGTTCTCGCAAACGCCCCTACTGCACTTGAAACTTATCGCACAGTGGGCGGCATTAATGGTCGTAACAGCTTAACGGCAACAGAACGCGAAGTGGTGCAAATTACTGCGGCTGTAGTCAATGGCTGTGGTTTCTGTGTAGCTGGCCACACAAAGATCGCTTTAAAAGTATTAAAACTTGAAGAAGAGCTTGTAAACCAAATTCGTGCAACTGCTCGTATTGAAAGTGAGAAAAAACTCGATACTTTAGCGCGTTTTACTCTTGCTGTTATTTTACAAAAAGCAAAATTAACGGAAGCGCAGCTTAAAGCGTTCTTTGATGCGGGTTATACCCAAGAAAATGCCATTGATGTGATTTTAGGTGTCAGCCTCGCCACATTATGCAACTATGTGAACAATATCGCTGAAACGCCAATCAACCCTGAATTACAGGCATTTGCATAA
- a CDS encoding redoxin family protein translates to MRKILTALLLFLSPLSFAQEKVSLADVPLKTLDNQTVSLSQYQGKPLYIKMWASWCPICLAGLAEIDDLSAEKNLNFNVITIASPGQKNEQNSQKFINWYKGLDYKNITVLLDEKGEIIKRANVLGYPFNLLLDKDLNLIKAQPGHLNSDQIKQFVKE, encoded by the coding sequence ATGAGAAAAATATTGACCGCACTTTTATTGTTTTTGAGTCCATTGAGTTTTGCACAAGAGAAGGTGTCTTTGGCTGATGTTCCGTTGAAAACGTTGGATAATCAAACCGTCTCTTTATCACAATATCAAGGCAAACCGCTTTATATCAAAATGTGGGCATCTTGGTGTCCAATTTGCTTGGCTGGTTTAGCGGAAATTGATGATCTTAGTGCTGAAAAAAATCTTAATTTTAATGTGATTACAATTGCCTCACCTGGACAAAAGAACGAACAAAATAGCCAAAAATTTATCAATTGGTATAAAGGTCTGGATTACAAAAATATCACGGTATTATTGGATGAAAAGGGTGAAATCATTAAACGAGCCAATGTATTAGGCTACCCGTTTAATTTGCTATTGGATAAAGATTTAAACCTTATCAAAGCACAACCAGGACATTTGAATTCAGATCAAATTAAACAATTTGTGAAGGAATAA
- the msrAB gene encoding bifunctional peptide-methionine (S)-S-oxide reductase MsrA/peptide-methionine (R)-S-oxide reductase MsrB, producing MKYTKTFLILTALFGGLQSSLTYADHTESSKEQKMTMESKQEQQIIYLAGGCFWGLEAYMERIQGVTDAVSGYANGKGDTTNYQLLHATDHAETVKVTYDPNKISLDKLLQYYFRVIDPTSINKQGNDRGRQYRTGIYYQNEQDKAVIEAALKTLQSKYQVPIQIEVEPLKNYVEAEEYHQDYLKKNPNGYCHIDIKKADEPLIDDKKYPKPSDAELKQKLTALQYDVTQGKHTERSFSNEYWDNFAPGIYVDITTGEPLFSSKDKFESGCGWPSFTKPIAAEVAEYQKDNSFNMTRIEVLSRSGHAHLGHVFDDGPRDKGGLRYCINSASIKFIPLDEMEKQGYGDLIPFVK from the coding sequence ATGAAATATACAAAAACATTTCTCATATTGACCGCACTTTTTGGCGGTTTGCAAAGTAGTTTAACGTATGCTGATCACACAGAATCATCAAAGGAGCAAAAAATGACAATGGAAAGTAAACAAGAACAACAAATTATTTATCTTGCCGGTGGTTGTTTTTGGGGACTAGAAGCTTATATGGAAAGAATTCAAGGCGTGACTGATGCTGTTTCTGGTTATGCCAATGGAAAAGGTGATACCACTAACTACCAATTATTGCATGCGACAGATCATGCGGAAACGGTGAAAGTCACTTACGATCCAAATAAAATTTCGTTAGATAAATTACTGCAATATTATTTCCGCGTTATCGATCCAACCAGTATTAACAAGCAAGGCAATGATCGAGGCAGACAATATCGCACCGGCATTTATTATCAAAATGAGCAAGATAAAGCCGTTATTGAAGCGGCATTAAAAACCTTACAAAGTAAATATCAAGTGCCGATTCAAATTGAAGTAGAACCGCTGAAAAATTATGTGGAGGCGGAAGAGTATCATCAGGATTATCTCAAGAAAAACCCGAATGGTTATTGCCATATTGACATCAAAAAAGCCGATGAGCCATTAATTGATGATAAAAAATATCCAAAACCAAGTGATGCAGAATTAAAGCAAAAATTGACCGCACTTCAATATGATGTGACGCAAGGTAAACATACTGAACGCTCTTTTAGTAACGAATATTGGGATAATTTCGCGCCGGGTATTTATGTGGATATCACCACGGGAGAACCATTATTTTCTTCTAAAGATAAATTTGAATCCGGTTGTGGTTGGCCAAGTTTTACCAAACCGATTGCCGCTGAAGTGGCGGAGTATCAAAAAGACAATAGCTTTAATATGACTCGCATTGAGGTGTTGAGTCGCAGTGGCCATGCCCATTTAGGTCATGTGTTTGATGATGGCCCTCGTGATAAAGGTGGTTTACGTTATTGCATCAACAGCGCATCGATTAAGTTTATTCCATTAGATGAAATGGAAAAACAAGGCTATGGCGATTTGATTCCCTTTGTGAAATAA
- a CDS encoding DMT family transporter, which translates to MPNIHLRNNYQKAVVCMVLAYISIALMGVFVKYASDELPSSEILFSRFFIGFVFLLPFLIKDGDFKVDMSQWKFLILRNLAGIASMLLTFYAIKYLPISIAILLMNTSALFVPLLLFFFKVRTPLKVLACSFMGFIGVSIIMLTNGSMNINPIHVGYALGAAVLAAMAFISLQELNKHNSPKNIVFYFHLLGSILLPLFFITQWKMPTLHGFTLLLLVGGFGLIFQLLLTRAFKYAPANVITPFAFTGVIFSSICDWFFWDNVPSLNFWIGSLVIIIAVSLLARMRAK; encoded by the coding sequence ATGCCAAACATACATCTCCGCAATAATTATCAAAAAGCTGTTGTTTGTATGGTGTTAGCTTACATCAGCATTGCCTTAATGGGTGTATTTGTAAAATACGCCTCTGATGAATTACCGTCCAGTGAAATTTTATTTTCCCGCTTCTTTATTGGTTTTGTTTTTCTCTTGCCCTTTTTAATTAAAGATGGCGATTTCAAAGTCGATATGTCGCAATGGAAGTTTCTCATTTTGCGTAATCTCGCTGGCATTGCCAGTATGTTGCTAACCTTCTACGCCATTAAATATTTGCCGATTTCTATTGCGATTTTATTGATGAATACGTCCGCACTTTTTGTGCCTTTATTGCTGTTTTTCTTTAAAGTCAGAACGCCATTAAAAGTATTAGCTTGCAGTTTTATGGGGTTTATCGGTGTATCCATCATTATGCTGACCAACGGTTCAATGAATATCAACCCTATCCATGTAGGCTATGCGTTAGGTGCTGCAGTATTGGCGGCCATGGCATTTATCAGCTTACAAGAGCTCAATAAACACAACTCACCTAAAAATATCGTGTTTTACTTCCACTTATTAGGCTCGATTTTATTGCCACTCTTTTTCATCACGCAGTGGAAAATGCCAACATTACATGGATTTACTCTGCTACTTTTAGTGGGCGGATTCGGTCTTATTTTCCAATTATTACTCACTCGCGCCTTTAAATACGCCCCTGCCAATGTCATCACGCCTTTTGCTTTTACTGGCGTGATTTTCTCCAGCATCTGTGACTGGTTCTTCTGGGATAACGTACCAAGCCTAAATTTCTGGATTGGTTCATTAGTCATTATTATTGCCGTCAGTTTACTTGCCAGAATGCGGGCAAAATAG